The proteins below come from a single Mytilus edulis chromosome 5, xbMytEdul2.2, whole genome shotgun sequence genomic window:
- the LOC139524840 gene encoding trafficking protein particle complex subunit 2-like protein gives MAVCVAVIAKENYPLFIKTVHAENELRFYYTVHTSLDVVEEKISSVGKNVNDLRELYLGLLYPTEDYKVYGYVTNTKVKFVIVVESTNSSLRDNEIRSMFRKLHNAYVDMICNPFYTPGENITSKSFENTVKSMMVQD, from the exons AACTATCCATTGTTTATAAAAACAGTCCATGCAGAAAATGAGCTGAGATTTTATTACACAGTTCATACATCTTTAGATGTTGTAGAGGAGAAGATATCATCAGTTGGAAAAAATGTCAATGATTTGAGGGAACTGTATCTTGGATTACTCTATCCTACAGAAGATTACAAAGT ATATGGCTATGTAACCAACACTAAAGTAAAGTTTGTCATTGTAGTAGAATCAACAAATTCTTCCCTGAGAGACAATGAAATAAGATCT atgtTTAGAAAGTTGCATAACGCCTATGTTGACATGATATGTAATCCATTTTATACACCTggggaaaatataacatcaaa aTCTTTTGAGAACACTGTTAAATCAATGATGGTTCAAGATTGA